The Acidimicrobiales bacterium DNA window CGGGCGATGTGTCGGGGAAGTCGGTGCGGGCGTGGGCGCCGCGGCTCTCCTGGCGCGCCATCGCGGCATCGAGCAAGGCGTAGGCGACGGTGAAGAGGTTGTTGAGTTCGAGTTCGTCGGCGCGCATGTACGACGGGATCGCGGCCTGGAGGCTCAGCAACTCCTTGTCCGTCTCCTCGAGCGACTGGGCGCTGCGCAGCACACCGGCGCCGTGGGTCATGGCGCGCTGGAGCGCGTCGCGGATCTTGTCGGGTCCGAGCGCGGCGGGCGCAACGGCGCGCGCCGTCTCCGGGCGGTCGATACGCCGGCCCGGGATGCCGCCGGTGCCGCCTTCGAGCACGGCGCGCATGGCACCGGTGGCCTCGGGCGTGACGCGACCGTCTTCGATCGCTTCGACGACGCGGGCGGCGAACACCATCCCGTCGAGCAGTGAGTTCGACGCCAAGCGGTTGGCGCCGTGCACGCCAACACACGCTGCCTCACCCGCGGCCCACAGCCCTTCCACCGCGGCGCGCCCGTCCAGGTCGGTGACAACGCCGCCGGACAGGTAGTGCGCCGCCGGCGCGATGGGCAGCCAGTCCTTGGCCGGGTCGAGGCCGACGGCAGTGAGCGACGCGGTGATCGTCGGGAAGCGCTCGGCGAATCGCTCGAGTCCGGTGGCGTCCAGCCACAGGTGGTCGACACCTTGGGCCGACATCGTCGCCTGCATCGCCCGCGACACGACGTCGCGAGGTGACAACTCGTCGACGAACTGATTGCCGTCGCGGTCGCGCAGGATGGCGCCGTGCCCGCGCAAGGCTTCGGACAACAGCGGGCGCGGCATCGCCGGATGGTGCAGGGCCGTCGGGTGGAACTGCATGAACTCGACGTCGGCCACGGCCACACCGGCGCGCAGCGCCATGGCGATGCCGTCGCCCGTCGCCTGTTCCGGGTTCGTGGTGACGGCGAAGAGCTGGCCGGCGCCGCCGGTGGCCAGCAGCGTGTGGGTGGCGCGAACCTCGACGCGCTCACCGTCGGGCCGGCGGGCGACGACGCCGCGGCACCGACCGTTCTCCATAACCAGGTCGACGGCGAGCCAGCGCTCCATAACCGACGCCGCCGTCGTCTGGGTCGCCTCGACCAGCGCCCGCTCGATTTCCAAGCCGGTCGCCGCGCCGCCGGCGTGCACCACCCGTGCCCGCGAGTGGCCGCCCTCGCGCGCCAACTGGAAATTGCCGTTCTCGTCGCGGTCGAACACCGCGCCAAGGGCGATCAGTTCGGTGACACGCGTCGGCCCCTCGTCGACGAGGATGCGCACCGCGTCGACATCGCACAGCCCCGCACCCGCTTTGAGCGTGTCGGCGAGGTGGAGGTCCGTCGAATCCTCGTCGTCGGCGAGCACGGCGGCGACGCCGCCCTGCGCCCACCGCGTCGCCGACTGCTCGAGTTCACCCTTGGTGAGCACGCCCACCCGCAGTCCACTCGTCGACGCGCGCACCGCGGCCGACAGACCGGCCACGCCGGAGCCGAGGACGAGGAGGTCGAGGTCAGCCATCTGACGCAATCGTTGCACCCCTCCGCGAGGGGCGGCGATTTAGTTGCTCGCTGCTTCGAGCGCGACGTTGTGCGGCACCGGCCGGTTCTCCCCGTCGACGTGGACGATGCGCGGTGTGAAGTTCTCGCACTCCTCGGCCTCGTAGTCGGCATACGTGATCACGATCACCTTGTCGCCCGGGTGCACGAGGCGGGCGGCCGCGCCGTTCAGGGTGATCTCGCCCGGGTTGCCCACGATGGCGTAGGTCTCGAAGCGCGACCCGTTGTCGATGTCGACGACGGTGACCTGTTCCCACTCGAGGATGTCCGCGAGCTCCATCAGGCGCGGGTCGATGCTGATGGACCCGACGTAGTGCAGATTGGCGTCGGTGACCGTGGCACGGTGGATCTTGGACTTCATCATGCGGCGGCGCATCAGTGCGTCACTCCTATGTTGTCGAGTAGCCGCGTCGTGCCGAACTTGGCAGCGACGAGGAGACGGGTTTCGTGATCGGTCACGACGGCCTCGGCATAGTCGAGGGTCGCGCGCGGTTCGTGGTTGACGATGTCGGTGATGACTTCGACGGCGTGGTCGAGATCGGCGGCGCCGGCTTGGAGGGCGCGGTGCAACACAGTGGCCGCGGCGCGGTCCTCGGGGGACAGATAGACGTTGCGCGAGCTGAGCGCGAGGCCGTCGGCTTCGCGCACGATCGGGCACGGCACGATCTCGACGGGGAACGACAGGTCGCGCACGAGCTGCGTCACGACCTGTAACTGCTGGTAGTCCTTCTCGCCGAAGAACGCCCGGCATGGTCCGGCGGCGTTGAACAACTTGGCGACGACAGTGGCGACGCCGTCGAAGTGCCCGGGGCGCACCGCGCCTTCCATGCCCTCGCTGACCTCGGCGACGTGGATCGTCGTGCGCGTCCCGTTCGGCCCGTACATCTCCTCGACGGAGGGATGGAGGACGAAGTCGGCGCCGTGGGCGGTAGCAAGGACGACGTCGGCCTCGAAGGGCCTCGGGTACTTGGCCAGGTCTTCGTTCGGGCCGAACTGGAGCGGGTTCACGAACAAGGTGAGCGCGACGACATCACACGTCGCGCGGGCCGCGTCGATCAGCGACGCATGGCCGGCGTGCAGCGCACCCATGGTCGGCACGAGGCCGACGGTCTTGCCCTCGGCCCGCTCCGCGTCGAGCGCCTTGCGGAATCCGGCGATGGTGTCGATCACCTGCATCGGGCGAGCTCCTCCGTCGCCGGCAGGAGAGCGTCGTAGAGCGCGAGGTCGTTCGTGTGCGCCGCGATCGCCTCGCGGTGGCGTTCGACGGTTCCGTAGTCGCCGCGCGCCACCGGACCGGTGAGTGCCGCCGCCGCGCCGATCTGCTCGACGTTGTCGACCACGGCCCGCACGAGTTCCAGGTAGGCGGCGGGCGACACCCCGGCCGCGTTCGCCAGCCGCTCGACCTGTCCGAGAATGGTGACGAGGTGGTTGCCCGCGACGCAGCACGCCGCGTGGTGCAGCGCCCGCGTGTCGGCGTCGTCGCGCAGGGTGATGGCGCGTCCGCCCAACGCCTCGACGATGTCGGCCCCGGTGGTATCGCAGCCCTCGGTCAGCGCGAACCACCCGTTGTCGAGAAGGCGGGCGGCGCCGATCTCCTGGTTGGGCAACCCCATGACGGGATGGACCACTGCGCGTCGCGGGTGGGGCAGCAAGACGTCAGGTCCGAGCGACCCGCTCAGGTGCACCACGACGCACGAGTCGACGGCGACGACCGACTGCGCCACCGCCGCGATCGCCGCGTCAGGAGTGGCGATGACGAGCACGTCGACGTCGGCCGCCGCGTCCTGCACGTCGTCGTCGCGGCCCAGCGCGGGGCGCGCGGTCCAGCCCGCCTTCGCCAGGGCGCGTTGCATCGAACCGCCCGCCCGGCCAGCGCCGATCACACGAAAGGAAGGGTTGTCCATGGTTCTGCGTTCCGGCCCCAGGTGGGTGCCGTTCGCTCCACCAAAACGGTATCAGAGCACCCCGCCACCGCGCCCGTCGCCTGCCCGCCATCCCGCCGTCGCCCGTGTGCATGTCCAGGGCGGCCAGGCCCGCCTGGAGATGCACACAGTTAGCGGTAGAGCGAGAGCCAGGCGCGCTGGGCGTCGGACAGGAGCGGTTCGGCGGCGGCGAAGTCGAGTTCGTCGCGGCGGCGCATCGCCTTCGCCTTGTACAGCAGTTGGAGTTCGGGAGCGATGTACGGGATGCCCTCGGCGCTACGGAGGATCGCTTGTTCGACGGGCAGCGTCACCGCCGCGTCCCGGCGGTAATGGAGGCGGCCGTCACGGATGTCTTCGAAGAAGACCTCGTGGGTCCACACGCCGTCGCGTTGCGCCCACACCTGGTGTTGATCGGCGGGCAGCGGGTCGCCCGCCCGCCAGCGCGTCATCGCGACTGGGGACGGGAAGAACAAGTCCCAGCCGGCGAACTGCTCGTGCACCCGGTCGGCGTCAGCGCGGGCGACGGCGATTTCGAGGTCGCGGTGGTCGCGCACTCGCCGGCCGACGAACA harbors:
- the panC gene encoding pantoate--beta-alanine ligase — protein: MQVIDTIAGFRKALDAERAEGKTVGLVPTMGALHAGHASLIDAARATCDVVALTLFVNPLQFGPNEDLAKYPRPFEADVVLATAHGADFVLHPSVEEMYGPNGTRTTIHVAEVSEGMEGAVRPGHFDGVATVVAKLFNAAGPCRAFFGEKDYQQLQVVTQLVRDLSFPVEIVPCPIVREADGLALSSRNVYLSPEDRAAATVLHRALQAGAADLDHAVEVITDIVNHEPRATLDYAEAVVTDHETRLLVAAKFGTTRLLDNIGVTH
- the nadB gene encoding L-aspartate oxidase gives rise to the protein MADLDLLVLGSGVAGLSAAVRASTSGLRVGVLTKGELEQSATRWAQGGVAAVLADDEDSTDLHLADTLKAGAGLCDVDAVRILVDEGPTRVTELIALGAVFDRDENGNFQLAREGGHSRARVVHAGGAATGLEIERALVEATQTTAASVMERWLAVDLVMENGRCRGVVARRPDGERVEVRATHTLLATGGAGQLFAVTTNPEQATGDGIAMALRAGVAVADVEFMQFHPTALHHPAMPRPLLSEALRGHGAILRDRDGNQFVDELSPRDVVSRAMQATMSAQGVDHLWLDATGLERFAERFPTITASLTAVGLDPAKDWLPIAPAAHYLSGGVVTDLDGRAAVEGLWAAGEAACVGVHGANRLASNSLLDGMVFAARVVEAIEDGRVTPEATGAMRAVLEGGTGGIPGRRIDRPETARAVAPAALGPDKIRDALQRAMTHGAGVLRSAQSLEETDKELLSLQAAIPSYMRADELELNNLFTVAYALLDAAMARQESRGAHARTDFPDTSPDFRCRLVIQ
- the folK gene encoding 2-amino-4-hydroxy-6-hydroxymethyldihydropteridine diphosphokinase, which gives rise to RELLELAHALEDAAGRVRTEHWGPRTLDVDVLFVGDLTVNEPDLVVPHPLWRQRAFVVEPLREVADASIDVPTLDTSGVTNLGSLWGEWDLSVTPADAVRWMRGWDGPWAVAGGWAIELFVGRRVRDHRDLEIAVARADADRVHEQFAGWDLFFPSPVAMTRWRAGDPLPADQHQVWAQRDGVWTHEVFFEDIRDGRLHYRRDAAVTLPVEQAILRSAEGIPYIAPELQLLYKAKAMRRRDELDFAAAEPLLSDAQRAWLSLYR
- the panD gene encoding aspartate 1-decarboxylase, with the translated sequence MRRRMMKSKIHRATVTDANLHYVGSISIDPRLMELADILEWEQVTVVDIDNGSRFETYAIVGNPGEITLNGAAARLVHPGDKVIVITYADYEAEECENFTPRIVHVDGENRPVPHNVALEAASN
- a CDS encoding DUF2520 domain-containing protein, with the translated sequence MIGAGRAGGSMQRALAKAGWTARPALGRDDDVQDAAADVDVLVIATPDAAIAAVAQSVVAVDSCVVVHLSGSLGPDVLLPHPRRAVVHPVMGLPNQEIGAARLLDNGWFALTEGCDTTGADIVEALGGRAITLRDDADTRALHHAACCVAGNHLVTILGQVERLANAAGVSPAAYLELVRAVVDNVEQIGAAAALTGPVARGDYGTVERHREAIAAHTNDLALYDALLPATEELARCR